Proteins from a single region of Chromobacterium sp. ATCC 53434:
- a CDS encoding heme A synthase, which translates to MRKLIWAALLLAVVVVPFGAYVRLSHAGLGCPDWPGCYGQISPAHAADSIAQAQSLAPDGPVSLGKAWREMAHRYLAGSLGLLILLIGWRAWREKRQRLPAGLLLATVALQGTLGMLTVTLVLKPVIVTSHLLGGMAVLQILAWMALAPGLTPVRASAALPRLAGLLASALVLQLALGGWVSSNYAALACQGFPACNGQSWPELRFDRAFHLLRELGESPDGGLLDFASLVTIHWLHRLGALAVSLLLCSVLWLGWREAALRPHLGCLAAAWLLQIGLGVANVLLQLPLPLAVAHNAGAALLLMTALLLRSRLRAPAAARRRAALPAPPLGPWGRPGAER; encoded by the coding sequence ATGCGAAAACTGATCTGGGCGGCCTTGTTGCTGGCCGTCGTCGTGGTGCCGTTCGGCGCCTATGTCCGATTGTCCCATGCCGGGCTGGGTTGCCCGGACTGGCCAGGCTGTTACGGCCAGATCTCGCCGGCGCACGCCGCCGACAGCATAGCGCAGGCGCAGTCGCTGGCGCCGGACGGGCCGGTCAGCCTGGGCAAGGCCTGGCGCGAGATGGCGCACCGCTATCTGGCCGGCAGCCTGGGCCTGCTGATCCTGCTGATAGGCTGGCGCGCCTGGCGCGAGAAGCGGCAGCGGCTGCCGGCCGGCCTGCTGCTGGCGACGGTGGCCCTGCAGGGCACGCTGGGCATGCTGACCGTGACGCTGGTGTTGAAGCCGGTCATCGTCACCTCCCACCTGCTTGGCGGCATGGCGGTGCTGCAGATTCTGGCGTGGATGGCGCTGGCGCCGGGCCTGACGCCGGTCCGCGCCTCGGCGGCGCTGCCGCGGCTGGCCGGGCTGCTGGCGTCGGCGCTGGTGCTGCAACTGGCCCTGGGCGGCTGGGTGTCCAGCAATTACGCCGCGCTGGCCTGTCAGGGCTTCCCGGCCTGCAATGGCCAGTCCTGGCCCGAGCTGCGCTTCGACCGCGCCTTTCACCTGCTGCGCGAGCTGGGCGAGTCGCCGGACGGCGGCCTGCTCGATTTCGCCAGCCTGGTGACCATACACTGGCTGCACCGGCTGGGCGCGCTGGCGGTGTCGCTGCTGCTGTGCTCGGTGCTGTGGCTGGGCTGGCGCGAGGCGGCGCTGCGGCCGCATCTGGGCTGTCTGGCCGCTGCCTGGCTGCTGCAGATCGGCCTCGGCGTCGCCAATGTGCTGCTGCAGCTGCCTTTGCCGCTGGCGGTGGCCCACAATGCCGGCGCCGCGCTGTTGCTGATGACGGCCTTGCTGCTGCGCTCGCGCCTGCGGGCGCCGGCCGCCGCGCGTCGGCGGGCGGCGTTGCCGGCGCCGCCGCTGGGGCCGTGGGGCCGGCCGGGAGCGGAGCGATGA
- a CDS encoding DUF2970 domain-containing protein: MSWGQGVKAVLGAFIGVRKGVASEADQALKPWQLIVTALLLAAGLIAALLLLVSWVTP; this comes from the coding sequence ATGAGTTGGGGACAGGGCGTCAAGGCGGTGTTGGGCGCCTTCATCGGCGTGCGCAAGGGCGTGGCCTCCGAGGCCGACCAGGCGCTGAAGCCGTGGCAGTTGATCGTCACCGCGCTGCTGCTGGCCGCCGGCCTGATCGCGGCGCTGTTGCTGCTGGTGTCGTGGGTGACACCTTAG
- a CDS encoding SCO family protein, with protein sequence MSKFLHFLSGLLIVLALSACAPPVVDFKGTSIDDDAMGGAFTLIDYNGKPRSLDQFRGKVVALFFGYTNCPDVCPTTMLEYGSVMKQLGADADKVQVLFVSVDPERDTPRVLAGYVPHFDKRFIGLTGGVDAIEKVKKQYKVVAQKVPTPGGGYSVDHSAGSYLLDRDGKLRVFEAYGTPASNLAYDIKQLLR encoded by the coding sequence ATGTCCAAATTCCTGCATTTCCTGTCCGGACTCCTGATCGTGCTGGCGCTGAGCGCCTGCGCACCGCCCGTCGTCGATTTCAAGGGCACGTCGATAGACGACGACGCCATGGGCGGCGCCTTCACGTTGATAGACTACAACGGCAAGCCGCGCAGTCTGGACCAGTTCCGCGGCAAGGTGGTGGCCCTGTTCTTCGGCTACACCAACTGCCCCGACGTCTGCCCGACGACGATGCTGGAATACGGCTCGGTGATGAAGCAGCTGGGCGCCGACGCCGACAAGGTGCAGGTGCTGTTCGTCAGCGTCGACCCCGAGCGCGACACGCCGCGGGTGCTGGCGGGCTATGTGCCGCATTTCGACAAGCGCTTCATCGGCCTGACCGGCGGCGTCGACGCGATAGAGAAGGTGAAGAAGCAGTACAAGGTGGTGGCGCAGAAGGTGCCGACGCCCGGTGGAGGCTACAGCGTCGATCACAGCGCCGGCTCCTATCTGCTGGACCGGGACGGCAAGCTGAGGGTGTTTGAGGCCTATGGCACGCCGGCGTCCAACCTTGCTTATGATATCAAGCAGTTGTTACGCTAA
- a CDS encoding SURF1 family cytochrome oxidase biogenesis protein: MAVWQWQRGQDKEVLLRSLTSAMSVAPVGLVYREAEPPPGFTRVRLIDAEPAGPVLELRNSYLAGQSGRRILQPWRQGADRSMVLLDLGWVVDGARLPAFRADQIEPQGYRVPTPHHFVLSGAVKGTAGPVDQIDEPALRRRYPGHWFQGVVILESSPEPLLHWPVVPEFMPDRHYAYAVQWLLLGVCLSGLFWLMWRRRHEIH; encoded by the coding sequence TTGGCAGTATGGCAGTGGCAACGGGGACAAGACAAGGAAGTGCTGCTGCGTTCGCTGACCAGCGCGATGAGCGTCGCGCCGGTCGGTCTGGTCTACCGCGAGGCGGAACCGCCCCCCGGCTTCACCCGGGTCAGGCTGATCGACGCCGAGCCGGCCGGTCCGGTGCTGGAGCTGCGCAACAGCTATCTGGCCGGTCAGAGCGGCCGGCGCATCCTGCAGCCTTGGCGGCAGGGAGCCGACCGTTCGATGGTGTTGCTGGATCTGGGCTGGGTGGTCGACGGCGCGCGGCTGCCGGCGTTTCGCGCCGACCAGATCGAGCCGCAGGGCTACCGGGTGCCGACGCCGCATCATTTCGTGCTGTCCGGCGCCGTCAAGGGCACGGCCGGGCCGGTCGACCAGATCGACGAGCCGGCGCTGCGCCGCCGTTATCCCGGCCACTGGTTTCAGGGCGTGGTGATCCTGGAGAGCTCGCCGGAACCGCTGCTGCACTGGCCGGTGGTGCCGGAGTTCATGCCGGACCGGCATTACGCCTACGCGGTGCAGTGGCTGCTGCTGGGCGTCTGCCTGAGCGGTTTGTTCTGGCTGATGTGGAGACGACGCCATGAAATCCATTAG
- the hisG gene encoding ATP phosphoribosyltransferase: MKLTIALSKGRIFEETLPLLAAAGIVPAENPESSRKLIIATNHPEVQLVIVRASDVPTYVQYGAADLGIAGRDVLIEHGGAGLYQPLDLNIAKCKMMVAVQEGYDYDAAVRQGARLKIATKYPLIAREHFAKKGVHVDIIKLYGSMELAPLVGLADAIVDLVSTGGTLRANKLVAVEHIIDISSRLVVNQAALKLKYDAIQPVLDAFAGAVPA; the protein is encoded by the coding sequence ATGAAGCTGACCATCGCCCTGTCCAAGGGCCGAATTTTTGAAGAAACGCTGCCGCTGCTGGCGGCGGCCGGCATCGTGCCGGCGGAAAACCCGGAATCGTCGCGCAAGCTGATCATAGCCACCAATCACCCGGAGGTGCAGCTGGTGATCGTGCGCGCGTCCGACGTGCCGACCTATGTGCAGTACGGCGCGGCCGACCTCGGCATCGCCGGGCGCGACGTGCTGATCGAGCACGGCGGCGCCGGCCTGTACCAGCCGCTGGACCTGAACATCGCCAAGTGCAAGATGATGGTGGCGGTGCAGGAGGGCTACGATTACGACGCCGCGGTGCGCCAGGGCGCGCGGTTGAAGATCGCCACCAAATACCCGCTGATCGCCCGCGAGCACTTCGCGAAGAAGGGCGTGCACGTCGACATCATCAAGCTGTACGGCTCGATGGAGCTGGCGCCGCTGGTCGGCCTGGCCGACGCCATCGTCGACCTGGTGTCCACCGGCGGCACGCTGCGCGCCAACAAGCTGGTGGCGGTCGAGCACATCATCGACATCAGCTCGCGGCTGGTGGTCAACCAGGCCGCCTTGAAGCTGAAGTACGACGCGATCCAGCCGGTGCTGGACGCTTTCGCCGGCGCCGTGCCGGCCTGA
- the hisB gene encoding imidazoleglycerol-phosphate dehydratase HisB produces the protein MRTATVTRNTLETQITVTLNLDGTGQGRFETGVPFLDHMMDQIARHGLIDLDVKAVGDLHIDAHHTVEDIGITLGQAFARAIGDKKGIRRYGHAYVPLDEALSRVVIDLSGRPGLVYDVDYTRASIGQFDVDLFSEFFHGFVNHSMVTLHIDNLRGHNSHHQAETIFKAFGRALRMACEHDERMAGITPSTKGTLSA, from the coding sequence ATGAGAACCGCTACCGTCACCCGCAACACGCTGGAAACCCAGATCACCGTCACGCTGAATCTGGACGGCACAGGCCAGGGCCGCTTCGAGACCGGCGTGCCCTTCCTCGACCACATGATGGACCAGATTGCCCGCCACGGGCTGATCGATCTGGACGTCAAGGCGGTCGGCGACCTGCACATCGACGCCCACCACACGGTGGAGGATATCGGCATCACGCTGGGCCAGGCCTTCGCCCGCGCCATCGGCGACAAGAAGGGCATACGCCGCTACGGCCACGCCTATGTGCCGCTGGACGAGGCCTTGAGCCGCGTGGTGATCGACCTGTCCGGCCGTCCCGGCCTGGTTTACGACGTCGATTACACCCGCGCCAGCATCGGCCAGTTCGACGTCGACCTGTTCTCCGAATTCTTCCATGGCTTCGTCAACCACAGCATGGTCACGCTGCATATCGACAATCTGCGCGGCCACAACAGCCACCACCAGGCCGAGACCATCTTCAAGGCCTTCGGCCGCGCGCTGCGCATGGCCTGTGAGCACGACGAACGGATGGCGGGCATCACGCCGTCGACCAAGGGGACGCTGTCGGCATGA
- the hisD gene encoding histidinol dehydrogenase, which translates to MLKLSSSQPDFAERLQALLAFETAQDPAVDAAVAAICADVHHRGDAALVEYTNRFDRMQAASIADLTLSREQLEAAWGRLRADVRDALSAAADRVRRYHEKQLAHSWSYEDEDGTLLGQQVTPLDRVGIYVPGGKAAYPSSVLMNALPAKVAGVGEIVMVVPTPGGERNDLVLAAAYIAGVDKVFTVGGAQAVAALAYGTATIPQVDKITGPGNAYVAAAKRRVFGVVGIDMVAGPSEILVICDGDTDPDWVAMDLFSQAEHDEIAQAILLCPSADYIAQVEASIARLLPAMPRRAIIEASLGNRGALIEVRDLAEACEISNYIAPEHLELSVADPDALLPLLRHAGAIFMGRFTSESLGDYCAGPNHVLPTSRTARFASPLGVYDFQKRSSLIRVSQAGAQKLGRIASLLAHGEGLTAHARAAELRLDK; encoded by the coding sequence ATGTTGAAACTGTCATCCTCCCAGCCCGACTTCGCCGAGCGCCTGCAGGCGCTGCTGGCCTTTGAAACCGCGCAGGACCCGGCGGTGGACGCCGCCGTCGCGGCGATCTGCGCCGACGTCCATCATCGCGGCGACGCGGCGCTGGTGGAGTACACCAACCGTTTCGACCGCATGCAGGCGGCGAGCATCGCCGACCTGACGCTGAGCCGCGAGCAACTGGAGGCCGCCTGGGGGCGGCTGCGGGCCGACGTGCGCGACGCGCTGTCAGCCGCCGCCGACCGGGTGCGCCGCTATCACGAGAAGCAGCTGGCGCACTCCTGGAGCTACGAGGACGAGGACGGCACGCTGTTGGGCCAGCAGGTGACGCCGCTGGATCGCGTCGGCATCTATGTGCCGGGCGGCAAGGCCGCCTATCCGAGTTCGGTGCTGATGAACGCGCTGCCGGCCAAGGTGGCCGGCGTCGGCGAGATCGTCATGGTGGTGCCGACGCCGGGCGGCGAACGCAACGACCTGGTGCTGGCCGCGGCCTATATCGCCGGTGTCGACAAGGTGTTCACCGTCGGCGGCGCCCAGGCGGTGGCCGCGCTGGCCTACGGCACCGCCACCATTCCGCAGGTGGACAAGATCACCGGCCCCGGCAACGCCTACGTCGCCGCCGCCAAGCGCCGGGTGTTCGGCGTGGTCGGCATCGACATGGTGGCCGGCCCGTCCGAGATCCTGGTGATCTGCGACGGCGACACCGACCCGGACTGGGTGGCGATGGACCTGTTCAGCCAGGCCGAGCACGACGAGATCGCCCAGGCCATCCTGCTGTGCCCGTCGGCCGACTACATCGCCCAGGTCGAGGCCAGCATCGCCAGGCTGCTGCCGGCCATGCCGCGCCGCGCCATCATCGAGGCCAGCCTGGGCAACCGCGGCGCGCTGATCGAAGTGCGCGACCTGGCCGAAGCCTGCGAGATAAGCAACTACATCGCGCCGGAGCATCTGGAGCTGTCGGTGGCCGATCCGGACGCGCTGCTGCCGCTGCTGCGCCACGCCGGCGCCATCTTCATGGGCCGCTTCACCTCGGAGAGCCTCGGCGATTATTGCGCCGGGCCCAACCACGTGTTGCCGACCAGCCGCACCGCGCGCTTCGCCAGCCCGCTGGGCGTCTACGACTTCCAGAAGCGCAGCAGCCTGATCCGCGTGTCGCAGGCCGGCGCGCAGAAGCTGGGCCGCATCGCCAGCCTGCTGGCGCATGGCGAGGGCCTGACCGCGCACGCCCGCGCGGCCGAGTTGAGACTCGATAAATAA
- the hisC gene encoding histidinol-phosphate transaminase, translating into MTTKLSTKQLVRDEIAAIKAYHVAPAAGFIKLDAMENPWPLPVALQHALAVELAQVALNRYPDANGGGLKDDLRAAFAIPAAADIVLGNGSDELITLVTQALARPGAKLLALEPSFVMYKMNALFSGLQYVGVPLRDDFTLDLPATLAAIERERPAVVFVSYPNNPTGPRYARDEVMAICRAAPGLVVVDEAYQSFASDSFMDLAGELDNLLVMRTLSKLGLAGIRLGYAAASPEWIAELDKVRPPYNVNVLTLAAARFALQYLDVFNRQAAELRAERAKLFDALAALPRLTAFPSEANFVTVRAPDAPALFQHLKASGILIKQLHGSHPLLENCLRLTVGSPDENAALLSAIQRFFA; encoded by the coding sequence ATGACGACCAAACTGAGCACCAAGCAACTCGTCCGCGACGAGATCGCCGCGATCAAGGCCTACCACGTGGCGCCGGCCGCGGGCTTCATCAAGCTGGACGCGATGGAGAATCCGTGGCCGCTGCCGGTGGCCTTGCAGCACGCGCTGGCCGTCGAGCTGGCCCAGGTGGCGCTGAACCGCTATCCGGACGCCAACGGCGGCGGCCTGAAGGACGATCTGCGCGCCGCCTTCGCCATTCCGGCCGCGGCCGACATCGTGCTCGGCAACGGCTCGGACGAGCTGATCACGCTGGTGACGCAGGCGCTGGCGCGCCCCGGCGCCAAATTGCTGGCGCTGGAGCCGTCCTTCGTGATGTACAAGATGAACGCGCTGTTCTCCGGCCTGCAATACGTCGGCGTGCCGCTGCGCGATGATTTCACGCTGGATCTGCCGGCCACGCTGGCCGCCATCGAGCGCGAACGGCCGGCGGTGGTCTTCGTGTCCTATCCGAACAATCCGACCGGTCCGCGCTACGCCCGCGACGAGGTGATGGCGATCTGCCGCGCCGCGCCGGGTCTGGTGGTGGTCGACGAGGCCTATCAGAGCTTCGCCTCCGACAGCTTCATGGACCTGGCCGGCGAGCTGGACAATCTGTTGGTGATGCGCACGCTGTCCAAGCTGGGCCTGGCCGGCATCCGCCTGGGCTACGCCGCGGCCAGCCCGGAGTGGATAGCCGAGCTGGACAAGGTGCGGCCGCCGTACAACGTCAATGTGCTGACGCTGGCCGCCGCCCGCTTCGCGCTGCAATACCTGGACGTGTTCAACCGCCAGGCGGCCGAGCTGCGCGCCGAGCGCGCCAAACTGTTCGACGCGCTGGCCGCGCTGCCCCGGCTGACGGCGTTTCCGTCCGAGGCCAACTTCGTCACCGTCCGCGCGCCGGACGCGCCGGCGCTGTTCCAGCATCTGAAGGCGTCCGGCATTCTGATCAAGCAGCTGCACGGCAGCCATCCGCTGCTGGAGAACTGCCTGCGCCTGACCGTCGGCAGCCCGGACGAGAACGCCGCGCTGCTGTCCGCCATACAACGTTTTTTCGCCTGA
- the hisH gene encoding imidazole glycerol phosphate synthase subunit HisH has translation MKVAVIDYGMGNLHSVLKSLQAVNEIGADIFLTRDPEAVLKADKVVFPGQGAMPDCMRELNRHGLADAVGETTWNKPFFGICVGAQLLFDHSEEGDTAGLGLFPGRVLRFADDLVANGERLKVPHMGWNQVYQTRPHPMFAGIADGERFYFVHSYHFAPADAALTLAESDYPQRFASIVGRGNIFATQFHTEKSHRAGLQMMKNFLAWDGNV, from the coding sequence ATGAAAGTCGCAGTCATCGATTACGGCATGGGCAATCTGCACTCGGTGCTGAAGTCCCTGCAGGCGGTCAACGAGATCGGCGCCGACATTTTCCTGACGCGCGATCCGGAGGCGGTGCTCAAGGCCGACAAGGTGGTTTTCCCCGGTCAGGGGGCGATGCCGGACTGCATGCGCGAATTGAACCGCCACGGTCTGGCCGACGCCGTCGGTGAAACTACGTGGAACAAGCCGTTTTTTGGTATCTGCGTCGGCGCGCAGCTATTGTTCGATCATAGCGAGGAAGGCGATACCGCCGGGCTGGGGCTGTTTCCCGGCAGGGTGCTGCGTTTCGCCGACGATCTCGTCGCCAACGGCGAGCGGCTGAAGGTGCCGCACATGGGCTGGAACCAGGTTTATCAGACCCGGCCCCATCCGATGTTCGCCGGCATCGCCGACGGCGAGCGCTTCTATTTCGTGCACAGCTACCATTTTGCGCCGGCCGACGCGGCGCTGACGCTGGCGGAGAGTGATTATCCGCAGCGGTTTGCCAGTATCGTCGGGCGTGGCAATATATTCGCCACGCAGTTTCACACCGAAAAGAGCCACCGGGCCGGCCTTCAGATGATGAAGAACTTCCTGGCCTGGGACGGCAATGTTTAA
- a CDS encoding cytochrome c oxidase assembly protein — translation MNTMVMRQRNRRLVRKLAVIAALMFGFAWAMIPLYRIVCEQTGLNDVVKADELEKGDLTAGTGEVDMRFDSTVQAGLPWQVQPLTTRLKVKPGTFVQVQYRITNASPHAVVGQALPRYLPGEAAAYVKKLECFCFTQQRFAPGQTRTFPVVFVIDRKLPASITSITLAYTVFDVPGQGKG, via the coding sequence ATGAACACGATGGTCATGCGGCAGCGCAACCGCCGCCTGGTGCGCAAGCTGGCGGTGATCGCCGCGCTGATGTTCGGCTTCGCCTGGGCGATGATCCCGCTGTACCGCATCGTCTGCGAGCAGACCGGCCTGAACGACGTGGTCAAGGCCGACGAATTGGAGAAGGGCGATCTGACCGCCGGAACCGGCGAGGTCGACATGAGATTCGACTCGACGGTGCAGGCCGGCCTGCCGTGGCAGGTGCAACCGCTGACCACGCGACTGAAGGTCAAGCCCGGCACTTTCGTCCAGGTACAGTACCGGATCACCAACGCCAGCCCGCATGCTGTGGTCGGCCAGGCGCTGCCGCGCTATCTGCCCGGCGAGGCCGCCGCCTATGTCAAGAAGCTGGAATGCTTCTGTTTCACCCAGCAGCGCTTCGCGCCGGGACAGACCCGCACCTTCCCGGTGGTGTTCGTGATAGACCGCAAGCTGCCGGCGTCGATCACCAGCATCACGCTGGCCTACACCGTTTTCGATGTGCCGGGGCAGGGAAAGGGGTGA
- a CDS encoding heme o synthase — protein sequence MSALGLPLWRQHAQALWQLSKPRVVALIVFCAVIGMFLASPGLPAATVVVPATLGIALVAGAAAMINCLVERGVDARMRRTAWRATATGDVGTWETLLVALSVGGAGLALLWACCNALTAWLTLGTFVGYAIVYTLLLKPNTPQNIVIGGASGAMPPVLGWAAVSGEISAFALVLFLIIYAWTPPHFWALALYRRDDYARAGLPMLPLTHGQRYTTLSIVLYSVLLCAITLLPAALATVGWIYLAAALALDARLLFLAVRLHRQYADALARRVFAWSIWYLTLLFAALLLDHYWLIPLS from the coding sequence ATGAGCGCGCTCGGTCTGCCGCTGTGGCGCCAGCACGCGCAGGCGCTGTGGCAATTGTCCAAGCCGCGGGTGGTGGCGCTGATCGTGTTCTGCGCGGTGATCGGCATGTTCCTGGCCAGTCCCGGCCTGCCGGCGGCGACGGTGGTGGTGCCGGCGACGCTGGGCATCGCGCTGGTGGCCGGCGCGGCGGCGATGATCAATTGCCTGGTCGAGCGCGGCGTCGACGCCCGGATGCGGCGCACCGCCTGGCGCGCGACCGCCACCGGCGACGTCGGGACGTGGGAGACGCTGCTGGTGGCGCTGTCGGTCGGCGGCGCCGGCCTGGCGCTGTTGTGGGCGTGCTGCAACGCGCTGACAGCCTGGCTGACGCTGGGCACCTTCGTCGGCTACGCCATCGTCTACACGCTGCTATTGAAACCGAACACGCCGCAAAACATCGTCATCGGCGGCGCCAGCGGCGCGATGCCGCCGGTGCTGGGCTGGGCGGCGGTCAGCGGCGAGATCAGCGCCTTCGCGCTGGTGCTGTTCCTGATCATCTACGCCTGGACGCCGCCGCATTTCTGGGCGCTGGCGCTGTACCGGCGCGACGACTACGCCCGCGCCGGCCTGCCCATGCTGCCGCTGACCCACGGCCAGCGCTACACCACCTTGTCCATCGTGCTGTACAGCGTGCTGCTGTGCGCGATCACGCTGTTGCCGGCGGCGCTGGCGACGGTCGGATGGATCTATCTGGCGGCGGCGCTGGCGCTGGACGCCAGGCTGTTGTTCCTTGCCGTGCGCCTGCATCGACAGTATGCTGACGCTCTGGCGCGTCGCGTTTTCGCCTGGTCGATCTGGTATCTGACCCTGCTGTTCGCGGCCTTGTTGTTAGACCATTACTGGCTGATTCCGCTTTCCTGA
- a CDS encoding DUF2909 family protein encodes MKLVILLLLACIVLALFWGLTGLLKAEHGSQRLVRSLTLRVGLSIGLFLLLLLGALFGWWRPHQV; translated from the coding sequence ATGAAACTCGTCATCCTGTTGTTGCTCGCCTGTATCGTCCTGGCTCTGTTCTGGGGTTTGACCGGACTGCTGAAGGCCGAGCACGGCTCCCAGCGGCTGGTCCGCTCGCTGACCCTGAGGGTCGGGCTGTCGATCGGCCTGTTCCTGCTGCTGCTGCTGGGCGCCCTGTTCGGCTGGTGGCGCCCGCATCAGGTCTGA
- a CDS encoding cytochrome c oxidase subunit 3: MEQQDRYFVPPPSRWPMVGALALFCIGLGAALAVNGMLLGELSLGLGMLILVVMLFGWFGDVIRESRLGVYLGREDMSFRWGMGWFIFSEVMFFGAFFGALFWVRTVSVPLLGSLDYKILYPDFEASWPLATGPGITAAYQAMEAWGLPAFNTMILLTSGATVTWAHWGLLTGKRGQLKLGLFLTVLLGCSFLALQMHEYGHAFSTLHLTLASGAYGMTFFMLTGFHGLHVLLGSIILFVVWLRSLKGHFDAQQHFAFEAATWYWHFVDVVWLLLFIFVYWL, encoded by the coding sequence ATGGAGCAACAGGATCGCTATTTCGTGCCGCCGCCGTCGCGCTGGCCGATGGTGGGGGCGCTGGCGCTGTTCTGCATCGGCCTTGGCGCGGCCCTGGCCGTCAACGGCATGCTGCTGGGAGAGCTGTCGCTGGGCCTGGGCATGCTGATCCTGGTGGTGATGCTGTTCGGCTGGTTCGGCGACGTGATCCGGGAAAGCCGGCTCGGCGTCTACCTCGGGCGCGAGGACATGTCCTTCCGCTGGGGCATGGGCTGGTTCATCTTTTCCGAGGTGATGTTCTTCGGCGCCTTCTTCGGCGCGCTGTTCTGGGTGAGGACGGTGTCGGTGCCGCTGCTGGGCTCGCTGGACTACAAGATCCTGTATCCGGATTTCGAGGCCTCGTGGCCGCTGGCGACCGGTCCCGGCATCACCGCGGCCTATCAGGCGATGGAAGCCTGGGGACTGCCGGCGTTCAACACGATGATATTGCTGACGTCGGGCGCCACCGTCACCTGGGCGCACTGGGGGCTGCTGACCGGCAAGCGCGGCCAGCTGAAGCTGGGGCTGTTTCTGACGGTGCTGCTGGGCTGCAGCTTCCTGGCGCTGCAGATGCACGAGTACGGCCACGCGTTCTCGACCTTGCACCTGACGCTGGCGTCCGGCGCCTACGGCATGACCTTCTTCATGCTGACCGGCTTTCACGGCCTGCACGTGCTGCTGGGTTCCATCATTCTGTTCGTGGTGTGGCTGCGCAGCCTGAAGGGCCATTTCGACGCGCAACAGCATTTCGCTTTCGAGGCCGCCACCTGGTACTGGCACTTCGTCGACGTCGTGTGGCTGCTGCTGTTCATCTTCGTGTACTGGCTGTGA
- a CDS encoding flagellar brake protein, producing MSNDPTPVNPAGQHQSLDLARFTLASPAEIAQHLSGIAKHGHMVTVFANKGKNFILTRLLGVDYQSGVFTFDWGADEDTNQQVLNSERNVFVCSPEGVKTQFVAGQISRVMVDDRPAFQCQLPEQVIKLQRREFFRIQTPLGTPVFCHVGDFNQRAIDLALFDISLGGMSLWLPGVDTPGFDLGQQYLQCSIELKPLGVLTLGIEVRHRLTARMRNGNEAMRVGCSYLNLTPPMETLIQRYVGLLERERRALVG from the coding sequence GTGAGCAACGACCCCACTCCCGTCAATCCGGCCGGTCAGCACCAGTCCCTGGACCTGGCCAGATTCACGCTGGCCTCGCCGGCGGAGATTGCCCAGCATCTGTCTGGTATCGCCAAGCACGGTCACATGGTGACGGTTTTCGCCAACAAGGGGAAAAACTTCATCCTGACCCGCCTGCTGGGGGTCGACTACCAGTCTGGCGTGTTCACTTTCGACTGGGGCGCCGACGAGGATACCAACCAGCAGGTGCTGAACAGCGAGCGCAATGTTTTCGTCTGCTCGCCGGAAGGCGTGAAGACCCAGTTCGTCGCCGGCCAGATCAGCCGGGTGATGGTGGACGACAGGCCGGCCTTCCAGTGCCAGCTGCCGGAGCAGGTGATCAAGCTGCAACGGCGCGAGTTCTTCCGCATCCAGACGCCGCTCGGCACGCCGGTATTCTGCCATGTCGGCGATTTCAACCAGCGCGCGATCGATCTGGCGCTGTTCGACATCAGCCTGGGCGGCATGAGCTTGTGGCTGCCCGGCGTCGACACGCCCGGCTTCGACCTCGGCCAGCAGTATCTGCAGTGCTCGATAGAGCTGAAGCCGCTGGGCGTGCTGACGCTGGGCATCGAGGTGCGCCACCGGCTGACCGCGCGGATGCGCAACGGCAACGAGGCGATGCGGGTCGGCTGTTCCTATCTGAATCTGACGCCGCCGATGGAGACGCTGATCCAGCGCTATGTCGGTCTGCTCGAACGCGAGCGCCGCGCGCTGGTCGGCTGA